The following are from one region of the Peromyscus leucopus breed LL Stock chromosome 18, UCI_PerLeu_2.1, whole genome shotgun sequence genome:
- the LOC114700591 gene encoding nitric oxide synthase-interacting protein-like, whose amino-acid sequence MCHHNTVEAATGRITVCEMTRHSKNCTTGAVYTYHEKKKDAAASGYGTRNIRLSRDSVKDFDCCCLSLQPCHDPVVTPDGYLYEREAILEYILHQKKEIARQMKAYEKQRAARREEQKQLQRAAAQDQVRGFLEKEAAIVSRPLNPFMPKAATLPNTDGEQPGPSAGPPGKDKNKALPSFWIPSLTPEAKATKLEKPSRTVTCPMSGKPLRMSDLTPVRFTQLDDSGDRVGLITCSERYVCAVTRDSLSNATPCAVLRPSGAVVTLECVEKLIRKDMVDPVNGDPLTERDIIMLQRGGTGFAGSGVKLQAELSRPVMQA is encoded by the coding sequence ATGTGTCATCATAATACAGTAGAAGCAGCGACGGGTCGGATAACCGTTTGTGAAATGACGCGGCACAGTAAGAACTGTACTACAGGGGCTGTCTACACCTACCATGAGAAGAAGAAGGACGCAGCGGCCTCAGGCTATGGAACCCGGAACATCCGACTGAGCCGGGACTCTGTGAAGGACTTTGACTGCTGCTGTCTCTCACTGCAGCCCTGCCATGATCCTGTGGTCACCCCAGATGGCTACCTGTACGAACGGGAGGCGATCCTGGAGTACATCCTACACCAGAAGAAAGAGATTGCCCGGCAGATGAAGGCCTATGAGAAGCAGCGAGCAGCCCGGAGGGAAGAGCAGAAACAGCTTCAGCGAGCTGCAGCCCAGGACCAAGTTCGAGGCTTCCTGGAGAAGGAGGCAGCCATCGTGAGCCGGCCCCTCAACCCCTTCATGCCCAAAGCTGCCACCTTACCCAACACAGATGGTGAGCAGCCAGGGCCCAGTGCGGGTCCCCCAGGCAAGGACAAGAACAAAGCGCTGCCCAGCTTCTGGATTCCCTCACTGACGCCTGAGGCAAAGGCCACCAAGCTGGAAAAACCATCTCGCACTGTGACCTGCCCGATGTCTGGGAAGCCTCTACGCATGTCGGACCTGACGCCAGTGCGCTTCACGCAGCTGGACGACTCTGGAGACCGCGTGGGACTCATCACATGCAGTGAGCGCTACGTGTGTGCTGTGACCCGAGACAGCCTGAGCAATGCCACACCATGTGCAGTGCTGCGGCCCTCTGGGGCTGTGGTCACCCTGGAGTGTGTCGAGAAACTGATCCGGAAGGACATGGTGGACCCGGTGAACGGGGATCCGCTGACAGAACGTGATATCATCATGCTGCAGCGCGGCGGTACAGGCTTCGCAGGCTCAGGAGTGAAGCTACAGGCAGAGCTGTCTCGGCCAGTGATGCAAGCCTGA